The Nyctibius grandis isolate bNycGra1 chromosome 3, bNycGra1.pri, whole genome shotgun sequence genome window below encodes:
- the FOXQ1 gene encoding forkhead box protein Q1, whose protein sequence is MKLEVFSQHYEDKLSAGSDQEGSGSLSPAPADSELGSDGDCAANSPGGGAVRPGHPPPPPPAPQPPPPAESAKGKPYTRRPKPPYSYIALIAMAIRDSAGGRLTLAEINDYLMSRFPFFRGAYTGWRNSVRHNLSLNDCFVKVLRDPARPWGKDNYWMLNPSSEYTFADGVFRRRRKRLSRAAPPPQPARPAAAPPPPPQEAAGAGASSPGGSPRCCCASSPCNCAPGAAAKDAAAGGSGAAAAGSGGAKFSSSFAIESLLRRPAGPRTAPQPPPHARLLWPAPPAPPHLLPGPYPLLPYPPAAQPPPAAALYGGGLLQLCGYGLGEPPPLLLGGGRQALAQGEPPPAERPRAPLFSAAFPKGGRGPPPGSPLYGPLRLAGPLQPAAGASASFQPYAVETSLA, encoded by the coding sequence atgaaGCTGGAGGTGTTCTCGCAGCACTACGAGGACAAGCTGAGCGCCGGCAGCGACCAGGAAGGCAGCGGCTCCCTCTCACCGGCGCCGGCTGACAGCGAGCTGGGCTCGGACGGCGACTGCGCCGCCAACagcccgggcggcggggccgtgcGGCCGGGgcaccccccgccgccgccccccgccccccagccgccgccgccagccgaGAGCGCCAAGGGGAAGCCTTACACACGGCGGCCGAAGCCGCCCTACTCCTACATCGCGCTGATCGCCATGGCCATCCGCGACTCGGCCGGCGGCCGCCTGACCCTGGCCGAGATCAACGACTACCTGATGAGCCGCTTCCCCTTTTTCCGCGGCGCCTACACCGGCTGGCGCAACTCGGTGCGCCACAACCTCTCCCTCAACGACTGCTTCGTCAAGGTGCTGCGCGACCCGGCGCGGCCCTGGGGCAAGGACAACTACTGGATGCTCAACCCCAGCAGCGAGTACACCTTCGCCGACGGCGTCTTCCGCCGCCGCCGCAAGCGCCTcagccgcgccgccccgccgccgcagcccgcccgccccgccgccgccccaccgccgccgccgcaggaGGCGGCCGGAGCGGGCGCGTCGTCCCCCGGCGGTTCCCCGCGGTGCTGCTGCGCCTCCTCGCCCTGCAACTGCGCGCCGGGCGCCGCCGCCAAAGACGCagcggcggggggcagcggggcggcggcggcgggcagcggcggcgccAAGTTCTCCAGCTCCTTCGCCATCGAGAGCCTCCTCcggcggccggcggggccccgcaccgccccgcagccgccgccgcacGCCCGCCTCCTCTGGCCGGCGCCGCCCGCGCCCCCACACCTGCTGCCCGGCCCCTACCCGCTGCTCCCATACCCACCTGCCGcgcagcccccgcccgccgccgccctctACGGCGGcggcctcctgcagctctgcgGCTACGGGCTGGGcgagccgccgccgctgctgctggggggcGGGCGGCAGGCGCTGGCCCAGGGCGAGCCGCCGCCGGCGGAGCGGCCGCGGGCACCGCTCTTCTCCGCTGCCTTCCCGaagggcgggcgggggccgccgCCCGGCTCCCCGCTCTACGGGCCCCTACGGCTGGCCGGGCCGCTgcagccggcggcgggggcctcGGCCTCGTTCCAACCGTACGCCGTGGAGACCTCTCTGGCTTAA